Proteins co-encoded in one Desulfoplanes formicivorans genomic window:
- a CDS encoding LysM peptidoglycan-binding domain-containing protein, whose translation MKRVIGLIFLSALLFSFGCAKKTKVTCPEPQTQQQEQVAQDAPMAMEEAAPVPVAEPTPMELYAKDYAELPTQYQVAKGDCLWWIAEFKQIYNDPFMWPLIYKANRDKINNPDLIYPNQIFSIPRDFSLTELTQSRKQAGAAKPYIAPQDANLPANLRAELGWGF comes from the coding sequence ATGAAACGCGTGATCGGACTCATTTTCCTCAGTGCTCTTCTTTTCAGCTTCGGCTGTGCCAAGAAGACCAAGGTGACCTGCCCTGAACCCCAGACCCAGCAGCAGGAACAGGTCGCACAGGACGCCCCCATGGCAATGGAAGAGGCCGCTCCTGTTCCCGTAGCCGAGCCAACGCCCATGGAACTCTACGCCAAGGACTATGCCGAATTGCCAACCCAGTACCAGGTCGCCAAGGGTGATTGCCTGTGGTGGATCGCCGAGTTCAAGCAGATCTACAACGACCCGTTTATGTGGCCCCTGATCTACAAGGCCAATCGCGACAAGATCAACAATCCCGATCTCATCTACCCGAACCAGATTTTCTCCATTCCCAGGGATTTCAGCCTGACCGAACTGACCCAGAGCCGCAAGCAGGCCGGGGCAGCCAAGCCATACATCGCCCCCCAGGATGCCAACCTTCCTGCCAACCTGCGGGCAGAGCTCGGCTGGGGCTTCTAA
- a CDS encoding NfeD family protein: MVCQPFKLVLLVYLLAPFWCPGSLSAAPLPAVSCLYLQLETPLGPAQEELLANCLSQSQTMAADLVLIRLDTPGGLGTSMRSMVTSILNAPVPVAIWVGPAGARAASAGVFLVAASDYAAMAPQTSIGAASPVGMSGKEMPETMARKIQNDIISLLRGVVTARNRNMAWYEKAVTESASITAHEAVQHRVVEFLAPTVEDFLDQLGSRGIEQGEDTLLFDHTQVRMTSFEPGLKYKLLAWLLNPSIAYLLFLGGIAGLFFELSNPGAIFPGVFGTLCLLLGMYALSILPTTPAGVLLILLGLILFVIELKVVSYGLLTLAGMASLTIGSLILFDFEYGLTALPLRIIIASIAGIGALFVAVLLLVAKAHTRPKAMGLAALVGQSGEVLIWEKNRGQIKVRGERWSARTSVPYPLVPGDKVLVTRADGLVLDIDPASPPTQTV; this comes from the coding sequence ATGGTCTGTCAGCCTTTCAAACTGGTGCTGCTTGTCTACCTGCTCGCACCGTTCTGGTGCCCCGGATCATTGTCGGCCGCTCCCCTTCCTGCTGTGTCCTGCCTCTATCTCCAACTTGAAACGCCCCTTGGTCCCGCCCAGGAAGAACTGCTTGCAAATTGCCTGAGCCAGAGCCAAACCATGGCGGCGGATCTTGTCCTGATCCGGCTGGACACCCCCGGAGGACTGGGCACGTCCATGCGGTCCATGGTCACATCCATCCTCAACGCGCCCGTTCCCGTTGCCATATGGGTCGGGCCCGCAGGAGCCAGGGCCGCATCGGCCGGAGTCTTTCTGGTGGCGGCTTCGGACTACGCCGCCATGGCACCGCAAACCTCCATCGGGGCGGCATCACCCGTGGGCATGAGCGGCAAGGAGATGCCCGAGACCATGGCCAGAAAGATTCAAAACGACATCATCAGTCTGCTGCGTGGCGTGGTCACGGCCAGGAACCGGAACATGGCCTGGTATGAGAAGGCGGTCACCGAGAGCGCAAGCATCACGGCCCACGAGGCCGTGCAACACCGGGTCGTGGAATTTCTGGCCCCGACCGTGGAAGATTTTCTGGATCAGCTGGGCTCCCGAGGAATCGAACAGGGCGAGGACACGCTCCTTTTTGACCACACCCAGGTCCGGATGACATCGTTTGAACCTGGCCTGAAGTACAAGCTCCTTGCCTGGCTGCTCAATCCGAGCATTGCCTATCTCCTGTTTCTCGGGGGCATTGCCGGACTCTTTTTTGAACTGTCCAATCCCGGTGCCATCTTTCCCGGGGTCTTCGGCACCCTGTGTCTGCTCCTTGGCATGTACGCCCTGTCCATTTTGCCCACTACCCCGGCCGGCGTGCTGCTCATCCTTTTGGGGTTGATCCTGTTTGTCATCGAGCTCAAGGTGGTCAGCTACGGGCTGCTGACCTTGGCCGGCATGGCCTCCCTGACCATTGGCTCCCTGATCCTCTTTGATTTCGAATACGGGCTGACAGCATTGCCCCTTCGCATTATCATCGCATCCATTGCCGGTATCGGGGCCCTGTTCGTGGCCGTTCTCCTGCTGGTGGCCAAGGCCCACACACGCCCCAAGGCCATGGGTCTTGCAGCCCTTGTGGGCCAATCAGGCGAGGTGCTCATCTGGGAAAAAAACCGCGGCCAGATCAAGGTACGGGGCGAACGATGGTCGGCCAGGACCAGCGTTCCCTATCCTCTTGTCCCGGGCGACAAGGTTCTGGTCACCCGGGCCGACGGACTCGTTCTGGACATTGATCCCGCATCACCACCCACCCAAACCGTATAA
- the coaBC gene encoding bifunctional phosphopantothenoylcysteine decarboxylase/phosphopantothenate--cysteine ligase CoaBC, which produces MIPLRLPVFAGKRVHLGVTGSIAAYKGLDLLRLFVKTGLTAGATLTHAASRFVTDLSFASLGADPVYGDLFQDRLAPYGHLEPGQVAQAMVIAPATASMLAKLAHGLADDMLSTQALAFDGPLIIAPCMNPRMWRNPATRANWETLLSRGIIGVPPCSGDVACGDSGQGRLAETADIYLATLKALAPHDLTGQKILITLGPTREHFDKVRFWSNPSSGKMGWSLAMAAWLRHARVTVVHGPVNLTFPPGVDTIGVNTAREMFDACMDLWPDMDMGCCTAAVADFSPVPHGRGKLKKDECPEGLCVTFTRNPDILKTMGEHKRPDQRLIGFAAEAEVDLQTTAKAKLTAKNLDLIAANRIDSDETGFARWNNSVLLLDSQGQSEHMLNRPKIDIAWRIWDWM; this is translated from the coding sequence ATGATCCCTCTGCGTCTCCCTGTTTTTGCCGGAAAAAGGGTTCACCTCGGCGTGACCGGCAGCATTGCCGCGTACAAGGGGCTGGACCTGCTTCGGCTGTTCGTGAAAACCGGCCTGACGGCCGGGGCGACCCTGACCCATGCGGCCTCCAGATTTGTAACTGATCTTTCCTTTGCATCTCTGGGGGCCGATCCGGTTTATGGTGACCTGTTCCAGGACCGGCTGGCCCCCTACGGACACCTCGAACCGGGCCAGGTGGCCCAGGCCATGGTCATCGCCCCGGCAACGGCCAGCATGCTGGCCAAACTGGCCCATGGCCTGGCCGACGACATGCTGTCCACCCAGGCTCTGGCCTTTGACGGCCCCCTGATCATTGCCCCGTGCATGAACCCGAGGATGTGGCGCAATCCGGCCACAAGGGCCAATTGGGAAACCCTGCTGTCCCGCGGCATCATCGGAGTTCCTCCCTGCTCGGGAGACGTGGCCTGCGGTGATTCGGGCCAGGGACGACTGGCCGAAACCGCAGATATCTATCTGGCAACATTGAAGGCCCTGGCTCCCCACGATCTGACCGGACAAAAAATCCTGATCACCCTGGGGCCGACACGGGAACATTTCGACAAGGTCAGATTCTGGTCCAACCCCTCTTCCGGCAAGATGGGCTGGTCCCTGGCCATGGCCGCATGGCTGCGCCATGCCCGGGTTACCGTGGTCCATGGCCCGGTCAATCTGACCTTTCCACCGGGCGTGGACACCATCGGGGTGAACACGGCCAGGGAGATGTTTGACGCATGCATGGACCTGTGGCCGGATATGGACATGGGCTGCTGCACCGCGGCGGTGGCGGATTTTTCCCCTGTTCCCCATGGACGGGGCAAACTCAAAAAAGACGAATGCCCGGAAGGCTTGTGCGTCACCTTTACCCGCAATCCGGATATTCTGAAAACCATGGGCGAGCACAAACGACCCGACCAACGGCTGATCGGATTTGCAGCCGAGGCCGAGGTCGACCTTCAGACCACGGCCAAAGCCAAGCTCACGGCCAAAAACCTGGATCTGATCGCTGCCAACCGCATCGACTCGGATGAAACAGGATTTGCCCGGTGGAACAATTCCGTGCTTTTGCTGGACAGCCAGGGCCAATCCGAACACATGCTCAACCGGCCCAAAATCGACATTGCCTGGAGGATCTGGGATTGGATGTAA
- a CDS encoding potassium channel family protein, which yields MKKSRNWIKSPLAKLLLATGVVLILSSLLFYGIEFQEQDRNLFEALWWSAVTITTVGYGDIVPLSPAGRLLGVVVMLSGIGLISTLTGNLGRLLARHVRRGNREQIKLTTALALALSLRG from the coding sequence ATGAAAAAGAGCAGGAACTGGATTAAATCCCCCCTTGCCAAGCTGCTCCTGGCCACGGGTGTTGTGTTGATCCTGAGTTCCCTCCTGTTTTATGGCATTGAATTCCAGGAGCAGGACCGGAACCTGTTCGAGGCCCTGTGGTGGTCGGCGGTGACCATTACCACGGTCGGCTACGGGGATATTGTTCCCCTTTCCCCTGCGGGCAGGCTCCTGGGTGTCGTGGTCATGCTCTCGGGCATCGGGCTGATATCCACCCTGACGGGCAATCTGGGCCGTCTTCTGGCCCGGCATGTGCGCCGGGGCAACCGGGAACAAATCAAATTGACAACCGCCCTGGCCCTGGCCTTGTCCCTCCGGGGGTGA
- a CDS encoding triose-phosphate isomerase — MLKNGLHFNPARLDHDLINRDKPELYRSIYPYKKIGRMPFDDNFVLPRFPKELFITDTTFRDGQQARPPYTVKQMGDIFDLLHKLGGHSGLIRQSEFFLYSDKDKRAVELCQSKDYRFPEVTAWIRANTEDLKLVKSMGIKETGMLTSVSDYHIYMKLGKDRKTAMRDYLTVVEQALADGIRPRCHFEDITRADIYGFCIPFARQLMSLSRQSGIPVKIRLCDTMGFGVPYPGAALPRSVGKIVRAFTDEASVPGEWLEWHGHNDFHKALINTTTAWIYGCSGANGTLLGFGERTGNAPIEALIIEYISLTGDDDAAITQTISEIGSYFSRELDYAIPHNYPFVGRDFNTTSAGIHVDGLLKNEEIYNIFDTKHILNKPVPITITDKSGKAGIAYWINTALNLEGTRKVDKRHPAVGKIYKRIMESYARGRTTKFSYDEMHAIVARFMPELFSSSFDHLKKLAQSIATKIVTKLAQSPAITSLDRDVAAQHMTAFLEEYPFIQYLYLIDTKGFPITWQVAHPEDQELYRSKLGPDHDFSGRDWFKGPMSSGKFCVTDFYRSYLSGKLCLTVSTPVSDQEDEIRAILGADIRFEELVKIQQSIENDEKEQELD; from the coding sequence ATGCTGAAAAACGGCCTTCACTTCAACCCGGCCCGTCTGGACCACGACTTGATCAATCGCGACAAGCCGGAATTGTACCGTTCCATCTATCCGTACAAAAAAATCGGTCGGATGCCCTTTGACGACAATTTTGTGCTTCCCCGTTTTCCCAAGGAACTGTTCATCACGGACACGACCTTCAGGGACGGCCAGCAGGCACGGCCCCCGTACACGGTCAAACAGATGGGGGACATCTTTGATCTGCTCCACAAACTGGGAGGACACAGCGGGCTGATCCGTCAAAGTGAATTCTTCCTGTACTCGGACAAGGACAAGCGTGCCGTGGAGCTCTGCCAGTCCAAGGACTACCGCTTTCCCGAAGTGACGGCCTGGATACGGGCCAACACCGAGGATCTCAAACTGGTCAAGTCCATGGGGATCAAGGAAACGGGCATGCTCACCTCGGTCTCGGACTACCACATCTACATGAAGCTGGGCAAGGACCGCAAAACCGCCATGCGCGACTACCTCACGGTGGTGGAACAGGCCCTGGCCGATGGCATCCGCCCCCGGTGCCATTTTGAGGATATCACCCGGGCGGATATCTACGGATTCTGCATCCCCTTTGCCCGCCAGCTCATGAGCCTGTCACGTCAAAGCGGCATCCCCGTGAAAATCAGGCTCTGCGACACCATGGGTTTCGGCGTTCCCTACCCGGGTGCGGCCCTGCCCCGCAGCGTGGGCAAGATCGTCCGGGCGTTTACGGACGAGGCCTCGGTTCCCGGGGAATGGCTGGAATGGCACGGACACAACGATTTTCACAAGGCCCTCATCAATACCACGACCGCATGGATCTATGGCTGCTCCGGGGCCAACGGCACCCTGCTCGGTTTTGGCGAACGGACCGGCAATGCCCCCATTGAGGCCCTGATCATCGAGTACATTTCCCTGACCGGTGACGACGATGCCGCCATCACCCAGACCATTTCCGAAATCGGCTCGTATTTTTCCCGCGAACTCGACTACGCCATCCCCCACAACTACCCCTTTGTGGGCCGCGATTTCAACACCACCAGCGCGGGCATCCACGTGGACGGCTTGCTCAAGAACGAAGAGATCTACAACATATTCGACACCAAGCACATCCTCAACAAACCCGTTCCCATCACCATCACCGACAAATCGGGCAAGGCCGGAATCGCCTACTGGATCAACACGGCCCTGAATCTGGAAGGCACCCGCAAGGTGGACAAACGCCATCCGGCCGTGGGCAAAATCTACAAGCGGATCATGGAATCCTACGCCCGAGGGAGAACAACCAAGTTCTCCTATGACGAAATGCACGCTATTGTGGCCAGGTTCATGCCCGAGCTGTTCTCCTCGAGTTTTGACCATCTCAAGAAGCTGGCCCAATCCATTGCCACCAAGATCGTCACCAAGCTCGCCCAGAGCCCGGCCATCACCTCCCTGGACCGGGACGTGGCGGCCCAGCACATGACCGCTTTTCTGGAAGAATATCCGTTCATCCAGTACCTCTATCTCATCGACACCAAGGGATTCCCCATCACCTGGCAGGTCGCCCATCCCGAGGACCAGGAGCTCTACAGAAGCAAGCTTGGCCCGGATCACGACTTTTCCGGCCGGGACTGGTTCAAGGGGCCCATGAGCAGCGGCAAGTTCTGTGTCACGGACTTCTACCGTTCCTATCTCTCGGGCAAACTCTGTCTGACCGTGTCCACGCCCGTAAGCGACCAGGAAGACGAAATCCGGGCCATTCTCGGGGCTGACATCCGATTCGAGGAACTGGTCAAAATCCAGCAGAGCATCGAAAACGATGAAAAAGAGCAGGAACTGGATTAA